TGTGGGAACGCTCTCATGTTCTGGTCCAAGTAATACTCCATATGCGAAACTAGGTGCTGGGTATCTTACTACCATTCctttatctacatatatatatttttttaattttatttatttgaggggggtggggtggggaaaggagaagcaggctcctccgcTGAGcgggggctgagcagggagcgggacgcgggcctccatcccaggatcctggaatcctaCCCTGAGCCTCCCGGGTGCCCACCCACTACGTGTGCTTCACACAACCTTTCTCTACACAGGATGAGGTTcacaatttagaaaaacaaaagagagtctGCGGTGAGGACCACAGAGGAGCGGACCTCCATTAGCTAAACTGCACACCATTTTACCATTATTGGGAGGCACAACCCTCAAAACCgttcaaataaaatgaagatctTCCACATCTGATCTGTGTGACCTGTTCCTGGGGGACTGAGGAGTCACCAACTTCAAAGAAGGAATGGAAAGATCAGACGGGAGAGCTAGAGTCTCACACCCTCACTTGGCGCCTATCAAGTCCTGGGTTGCCTATCTTCTCGCGACCTTGAGGCTCAGGGGCCACGGGGCAAGTGACATACAGGTTAAGCACTGACCACCTACGAGAACAGTTACCTGCCTTGCACTTCCTCTAGAAGATCCCTGCAGCTCCCTTGCTCCTCTTGGTCGACTTGGCTACTACCTTTATCAACCGCGAAGATACAAGCTATACAGTAAGGTCACTGCGCCCATCCCCCTCTGTTTGCTTGGTAGCAATAAATTccgccctgggggcggggggaaggtcTTGGAATCTCCCTTCGCATCCTCCGAAGAAGGGAACTCTGTGCGCTTCCCACGTAATTTAAGAGCCAGGCAAGGTCTGGTTCGGTTGGCCACGGGAAAGCGCCGTGCTGCAGGCTTGGCTCCGGGACGAGCTACTTTGGAGAGCACATGTCCTCCGCGGCCTCACCAATGAATTTTTCATCGAAAGGTCTTCGAGGAATGCGGCGCCTACTGCGCTTTCCGCGACAGCCAGCGCCAGGCACGCCCTTCGTCCTGCTTCGTGTCCGCGCGcgggcccccaccccgggccagCAGTCCGCCAGCGGGGGCCGCTTACCGTGGCTACCGCCTCAGCCCGTCGGCTCGCAGGCGGCCCCTCGGCGAGGGACCCGAACCTCCTGGAAGCGTCCCCGAGGGGAAGACTGACAACCACACGTCACAGGTCTGAACCCCGCACCGCCTCACCGAGTTCCGGGACGCGCACGgccgctccccgcccccgggggAAGCAAGGTCACGCCCTCCGGCCCCTGGGCCTTTAATAGGAGCGGCGGCCGACTTCCCGCCTCCCTCCGGGGCTCGCACTTCCGGCCGCGGGGGCGTTCGGGAGCGCGCCCTGCGAGCCTCCACCAACCAGCGGCTCCGCCCGGCCGGCGCGAGGGCGCGCGCGCGCATTCGTGCGCAGGTTCGAATCTCCGCCGCTTCGCGGTTTGCTCCCAACGTCCGGCAGCCGCTCGGCCGCAGCGGGGGCGACGCGCGCGGGCAGCGccgggcccggccgccccgccccccgccctccctcgCGCGCCCagccctcgccccccgccccccgcccccggcgttATCGGCGCTGGGCCTCCCGCGCCGGGCGGGCTCCGCCCGAGGCCCCGGGGCCCATGGCCAAGCGGCGTGCGGCCGAGCCGCTGACGTTCCACGTGCCTTGGAAGCGGCTCCTGCTCTGCGACTTCCccgaggagccgccgccgccgccgccgctgtgGATCCCGCCGCCGGGGCCCTCGCATCCCGGGCAGCCTGTCGGCGCCCCGGAGCTGCCCCGAAAGCGCAAAATCGACGCCGGGGCTATGACTGAGCCTTCAGCTTCGCCCAGCAAGCGTCGCGACGGCGGGGACACCGGCGTTCCGGGCGGCGTGCAGCGTGAGGGCCGAGGCCTGGAGACGGGCGAGCCGCCGCTGCAGCAGCCTCCCGTGCGGCCCCGCGGGCCGGGGGAGGAGCCCCGGGGCGCCCGGCCCCCGGGGGGCGGCGGCGACGACGGGGCGGGGCGCACGGAGCCCCGGCGGGGAGACTGGGGGGCAGCACCGCGCCAGGTAGGGGCTGGAGGTCCGCCGAGCGCCCCGGAGGGCGGGGGCAGCCAGGCGCGCCCGGGGAGGGAGCAGGTTGCCCCCTCTTGATTCGCGTTCAGGAGGCCCCAAAGAGCCGGGGTCCCCGACTGCCGGGCTCCACACGGTGGGGGTCCTGTGGGCTGAAAGCACTTGCCAAACAGACGGTCGGGCGAGGTGGACGTGGGCTTGCACCGTCAGTGCCTGTGCTGGCAGGAGGGTGCGGGAGCGTGGGGCACGACAGGCCTGCGAGCTTTCTGGAGACCTTGCCCGCGAACCGCGGCAGGTCTGCTCACCCCAAATGGAGCAAGGTGTAGCGCGCCTTGCGTGGCTTAACGATGATTTCGTGTAGAATTCGTGATCGAGTTCTTCCCTAAGAGGGTGAACGATCTGGTAGCCATCCATTGGGTGGCCTGTAGGCATGGTACAGCACtttgggcagagagaggaaggaccTCGCTCTCTCGGGAAGAGGCCTTTAAAAACTCACAGTGTTAAATCGCATCCTGTGATTATTGTTGAAGATTGATTTGGATCCTAAAGTAAAGCTATGCTAGGGTCACTTTTAAGCGTTCTTATTCTTTGGAAACGAGCCTGCCCCATCTCTGCACCTGGGATGTAATTTGTCTAGGTTTGTGCTGTTCGGTATGGCAGCCACTGCCCGTGTGGGAACCACTGAAGACTTGAAAAGTGACTGGTCCAAATGGAGATGTGCTCTAAGTATAAGATACACTAGATTTCGGagatctcaaaaatatatatatagatatatatttttaaggattttatttattcacgagagatgcacagagagagagaggcagagagacacaggcagaggaagaggcggcaggctccctgcaggaagcccgacgcgggactccctcccaggtctccaggatcacgacctgagcccaaggcagacgctccaccgctgagccacccaggcgcccggaAGATCTCAAAATTTTTCCATTGATTACCCATCGAAAGAACTTGGAGATACTGGattgaataaaatgtattaaaatttacttttttagtaTAGCCACTAAAAAAGCTTAACATATTTTTGGGACAGCCTTGGTCTAAACTTAGGAATTGAGGCTGCTTTTTGGCAGTTTTGTGTGTTGACTTACCAGGAGTTTTGGGAATAGAAGAACCAGATATAGGGCCAGAATTCACCAAACTCTTGAAGCACTACATCCTAGCGTCTATCTcacatttttccattgttttaattATCTTATGCAGAATTCACTAAATGCCTTGCTGGAAAAAAGTGAACTGAGATTCCTTTGGTAGGACTTCTTGATGAAAAACccaataaaatgagaattttatagATAGGAAAGGACTTTTTCTGTGTGGGTGAGAAATTACCTTCGGATGATAATGATGAGCATTTCTGGATGAAAttctaaattgtatatatttccaCCTCCAGTTTATTGGAATTTAGAAAACTTGAGAATTTTTTGTTAgacttttaaattcatatttcttttagatGTTCAAAATCCAGTTACTTAAAACCAAATGATAGCACTTATGTTTTGAAAACAGAATAATTAGAATTTCCAATTATATCATTTCTGTTGgcaaaacctaaaaaaacaaacaaaaaccccagaatGATAGTCATCCAGACCTGTTTGATACAGAGATGACTACTGTGTAGTTTGAAAACCTTTCCTCTTCAGACCATGTTGGTGCCCCACCCATACATAGGCTTGTCTTTTCTACCAGAGTATTCTGACTGCAGTATGCCACAGATTGATAAGAAGGAAATATGGAAATTGTAGGAAGGCAAAGAAGGAGAATTTTTTAGTGGACTGATGTACCTTCTTAGAATCTCTTAGTCACACCTGTATCTGTCACAGCAGTGACTACATCTGGCAGCTCTCTGCTTCCTAGTCACTACAGGCCCATAGCAAGGACTAAGCTTGGCCATAGGGATACCTTTTTCACCAAGACAATCCTTGTGctcttttctttcagcaaaaGCCCAGGAATCTTTATGTTTATTCCTTTTGTTAATTCTGTTCACAAGCTTTTTGTCTTCTGCAAATTTAAGAGAGAAACATGTTTCCTCCAGCACCTCTCTTTTGTGCCTCCAGAGGTAGAGGTTCTTTGTTTTAAGGGATTTGTAGCAAATTACCAGGATACAGGGTATGACAAAATCATGGAAAAGTTAAAAAGGCTTTTTTCAATTTAAGCAGTAAATGTCTCCCTGGTTCCTGGCATTCAGAATAGAGCTTAAGTCCCTACCCTCACTCTTGGGATCTCATTTAGGAGAAAGTTTCTCAGATGTGTCCTTTCTGCATTGAGGATTCAATTTAAGCAGAATAATGGTACCTTTTTTTCTGTCCTAGAACCTCAGAATATTTTTTGAGTTGTCTCAAAATTTTTTGTTAGCTTTTTCCTAGGATtttgtttcagtgtttttaaCCAAAGAACTAAAGTCAGACCAggtatttcttcattaaatatttatgtgttttctCATGATAGTGTCACTTTATGCAGATTCATTGCTCGGTCTGTGCTCTCattgttagctatttttattggaaagtaggcagaaatgttctttttttttaaatattcctacGAAGAAAATAATGGATGACTCATGGGTTTCTTGGGATATACTATCTAGCACTGTTGAGCAATTACACTACTAATCCTTAATTTGAAAGAGAGgcctaggggtacctgggtggctagtgggttaagcatccgactcgattttggctcaggtcatgatctcagggttttgagatcaaggcccaggttgggctctgtgccaggcatgaagcctgcttaagattctctgtctccctctctctctgcccatccccccttaaaagaaataaatttttttaaaaaagaaaaagactcttgcgttttaccaatgaggaaacagACTTAGATCAAGGTCAGAGTTAGTGGATGGTGGAGTTATGCAAACCCAGGTCTCTCTTGAGGCAAAATTTGTGCTCTTAGCTACTCGGTTATACTGATGTCACTATGGGATCTTTTTGGGCTCTGTTTATAAGTAGGTAATTAAAACGGTCAGCTTGGAATCCTGGATACAATTCCAGGGCTGCTTCCTTACACAAAGTATTTTGGGGATGCTTTTGAAATTCTGTGTTAATTTTAAACTTCATTGGAACATCAGTTTCATTTCATAGTTACTTGAAACAATAGTATAGCTATTCAGAGGAACCTGTTGAATTTTAAAGGAACCAATACTCAACTTGGATTTATCAGTGTTAGTATATTGATTTAAAGTCCTGCTGTGTACCAAATCTTGTATCTTTATAAATATGCTAAGTAGCAAGAAAATCTGAAACTGATTATTAGTCAAAAATTTTTTGGCAAGGTGTCAAAATATTTTAGCCTATGTAAAGTAACAGTTCCTTAAAATACCAAACCTCAGGGGAAAGaccaaaaataagttttaagatATGTTTGTGTTACttaaataaattgttttccacactgaaaggtaaaaaaaaaaaaaaaattaagaccattttccaacattttctttggttgaaaaagaagaaaattatcaagAAGAGATGTTCTtggaagaaattcttttaaatttaaactacTAACAATATTTTTACAAATCCGTGAATATGAAAATGCACAGATTTGATGGAGTCCATGAAGTACTTTGTTTAGGCAGAATTTAAAGTGTGTTTGTTGAAGAAGCAAAGTAAAAGgccacaaaatctttttttttttcctaagattttatttatttactcatgagagacagagtgggggaaggggggggaggcagagggagaagcaggctccacacagggagcccgatgtgggactcaatcccgggtctccaggatcatgccctggactgaaggcggcgccaaactgctgagccaccggggcttcccgGGGCCACAAAAT
This portion of the Vulpes lagopus strain Blue_001 chromosome 2, ASM1834538v1, whole genome shotgun sequence genome encodes:
- the C2H9orf40 gene encoding uncharacterized protein C9orf40 homolog is translated as MAKRRAAEPLTFHVPWKRLLLCDFPEEPPPPPPLWIPPPGPSHPGQPVGAPELPRKRKIDAGAMTEPSASPSKRRDGGDTGVPGGVQREGRGLETGEPPLQQPPVRPRGPGEEPRGARPPGGGGDDGAGRTEPRRGDWGAAPRQLNEEFWQYNTFQYWRNPLPPIDLADIEDVIEDNSTEAALQGKNEVVEIDMES